One genomic region from Macellibacteroides fermentans encodes:
- a CDS encoding ammonium transporter, with amino-acid sequence MIRLITTSIYIFAFLLLAGPATVMAQDSLSVAPAAIEAATPAPAEAVVEEVAAVLDSGNTAWILVATILVMLMTIPGLALFYGGLVRQKNILSIIMQCLLCVGLISILWVSFGYSWVFGTSLMESGSAWGAIIGGSDKLFFNGMTLDTLTVGNIPEILFALFQCMFAVITPALIIGAFAERIKFSGFLVFTVLWAILVYNPMAHWVWGGGWMQKMGAIDFAGGTVVHINAGVSALVMAIMLGKRKDYKPGRPTTPHNITFVFMGAALLWLGWFGFNAGSGLAADGLAANAFLVTHLATSVAAMVWLAIDWVLHKKPTAIGTCTGAVAGLVAITPAAGTVGVLGAFFIGAISSVLCFFMVAYVKPKFKYDDSLDAFGVHGIGGIVGSVLTGIFATQAITGQEGVQGALYGDWNQLWIQLFVTAATIVYSAVLTFILFVVVNKTVGLRVPPRIEEEGLDVYEHGETAYNS; translated from the coding sequence ATGATACGATTAATAACAACATCTATTTATATTTTCGCTTTTCTTTTATTGGCGGGCCCTGCCACTGTCATGGCCCAGGATTCTTTAAGCGTTGCCCCTGCGGCAATTGAAGCTGCCACTCCGGCTCCTGCCGAGGCAGTAGTAGAAGAGGTTGCAGCTGTTCTGGACTCGGGTAACACTGCCTGGATTCTTGTAGCAACCATACTGGTAATGCTGATGACTATCCCGGGTCTGGCCCTTTTCTATGGAGGATTGGTTCGTCAGAAAAATATTCTGAGCATTATTATGCAATGCCTGCTTTGCGTAGGATTAATAAGCATCCTGTGGGTTTCCTTCGGTTACAGCTGGGTTTTTGGTACCAGTCTGATGGAATCAGGAAGTGCCTGGGGTGCAATTATAGGCGGTTCGGACAAATTGTTCTTTAACGGAATGACCCTCGATACACTAACTGTAGGAAACATTCCAGAAATCCTGTTCGCCTTGTTTCAATGTATGTTTGCCGTAATTACGCCGGCCCTTATTATCGGAGCTTTTGCAGAAAGAATAAAATTCTCCGGATTCCTTGTTTTTACCGTTCTATGGGCCATTTTGGTTTATAACCCGATGGCACACTGGGTATGGGGCGGAGGCTGGATGCAGAAGATGGGAGCCATCGACTTTGCCGGAGGTACCGTTGTACACATCAATGCAGGCGTATCGGCTTTGGTTATGGCAATCATGCTGGGCAAAAGGAAAGATTACAAGCCGGGCAGACCAACCACACCTCATAATATAACGTTCGTTTTCATGGGTGCAGCCTTACTTTGGCTGGGTTGGTTCGGATTTAACGCCGGAAGCGGTCTGGCGGCAGACGGACTGGCAGCCAATGCTTTTCTGGTAACGCACCTTGCCACCTCGGTTGCAGCCATGGTATGGTTGGCCATCGATTGGGTGTTGCATAAAAAACCAACTGCGATCGGTACCTGTACCGGAGCCGTGGCCGGACTCGTTGCCATCACTCCTGCAGCCGGAACAGTAGGCGTATTAGGAGCATTCTTTATCGGAGCCATATCTTCTGTACTATGCTTCTTTATGGTGGCTTACGTAAAGCCCAAATTTAAATACGACGATTCGCTGGATGCTTTCGGGGTACACGGTATCGGTGGTATTGTAGGTTCTGTTCTCACCGGTATTTTTGCCACTCAGGCAATAACCGGACAAGAAGGGGTTCAGGGTGCCTTGTATGGCGACTGGAATCAATTGTGGATTCAGTTGTTCGTAACAGCTGCCACCATAGTTTACAGTGCCGTTCTTACCTTCATCCTGTTTGTGGTGGTAAACAAGACCGTTGGCTTACGCGTTCCTCCCCGTATCGAAGAAGAGGGTCTGGATGTGTATGAGCATGGTGAAACAGCTTATAACAGTTAA
- the asnA gene encoding aspartate--ammonia ligase, translating into MPLIIPSNYKQKLLPETTEQAIQLLKVCFQEKLSKTLNLRRITAPLFVLSGTGINDDLNGVERAVTFPIKCMGDRKAEVVHSLAKWKRMKLGAYGIPAGYGLYTDMNAIRSDEELDNLHSLYVDQWDWERTIREEDRNLGYLKKTVRQIYTLLKEIEVMVYDQYPHITPALPENITFIHSEELQLMYPELTPRERENKAAEKFGAIFVIGIGAQLTNGEKHDGRAPDYDDWSSLNSDGFQGLNGDIILWNEVLGCAFELSSMGIRVDKEALIKQLDLSGCPERKELEFHKALLDGKLPLSIGGGIGQSRLCMFFLKKAHIGEVQASIWPEEQFDLCYKNNIFLL; encoded by the coding sequence ATGCCACTTATCATTCCATCAAATTACAAGCAGAAGCTTTTGCCGGAGACTACCGAGCAGGCTATCCAGCTTTTGAAAGTTTGCTTTCAGGAAAAATTATCGAAGACACTCAATCTTCGCCGTATCACGGCTCCACTGTTCGTTTTATCGGGAACCGGTATTAACGACGACCTGAACGGAGTTGAACGCGCCGTAACATTTCCTATCAAATGTATGGGCGACCGCAAAGCGGAAGTTGTACACTCGCTTGCCAAATGGAAACGTATGAAATTAGGAGCCTACGGCATTCCAGCCGGATATGGCTTATACACAGACATGAATGCAATCCGCAGCGACGAAGAGCTGGATAACCTGCATTCACTGTATGTGGATCAATGGGACTGGGAACGTACCATCCGCGAAGAAGACCGCAACCTGGGTTATCTGAAGAAGACCGTTCGCCAGATCTATACACTATTAAAAGAAATTGAAGTGATGGTATACGACCAGTATCCTCACATCACACCTGCTTTGCCAGAAAATATCACCTTTATACACTCCGAAGAGCTTCAATTGATGTACCCGGAGCTTACCCCCCGCGAACGCGAGAACAAAGCGGCCGAAAAGTTTGGAGCCATCTTTGTAATCGGTATCGGAGCACAGCTTACCAACGGCGAGAAGCACGACGGACGTGCACCGGATTACGACGACTGGAGCTCGCTCAACAGCGATGGATTCCAGGGATTGAACGGCGACATCATTTTATGGAACGAAGTGTTAGGTTGTGCTTTTGAGCTTTCATCCATGGGAATCCGCGTAGACAAAGAGGCCCTAATTAAACAACTAGACCTAAGTGGTTGTCCGGAGCGCAAAGAGCTGGAATTCCACAAAGCCCTGCTGGATGGCAAACTGCCTTTATCCATAGGCGGAGGTATCGGACAGTCGCGTCTTTGTATGTTCTTCCTTAAGAAAGCCCATATCGGCGAGGTACAAGCCTCCATTTGGCCCGAAGAGCAATTCGACTTATGCTATAAAAACAATATATTTTTACTATAA
- a CDS encoding LL-diaminopimelate aminotransferase: MALVNEHFLKLPGNYLFSDIAKKVNTYKVTHPKEKIIRLGIGDVTQPLAPAIIEAMHKAVDEMAVQETFRGYGPEQGYSFLIDTILKNDFASRGISLEPSEIFISDGAKSDTGNIGDILRHDNSVGVTDPVYPVYIDSNVMGARAGNLESGKWSNIVYIPCLAENDFIPELPSRRVDILYLCYPNNPTGTTLTKDELKRWVNYALANDTLILFDAAYEAYIQDPDIPHSIYEIKGAKKVAIEFRSFSKTAGFTGMRCGYTVVPKELNGFTLEGERVQLNKLWNRRQCTKFNGTNYITQRAAEAVYSPEGKEQVKEIINYYMTNARIMKEGLQQCGLKVYGGDNAPYLWIKTPKGLTSWKFFEKMLYEVSIVGTPGVGFGPSGEGYLRLTAFGDRDNTLEAMARLKKWLI, translated from the coding sequence ATGGCACTTGTTAATGAACATTTTCTGAAGTTACCGGGTAATTACCTTTTTTCGGATATAGCGAAAAAGGTAAATACATACAAGGTTACTCATCCGAAAGAAAAAATTATCCGCCTTGGAATTGGCGACGTTACACAGCCCCTGGCTCCAGCCATTATTGAAGCGATGCACAAAGCGGTTGATGAGATGGCTGTACAGGAGACTTTCAGAGGATACGGACCCGAACAGGGCTATTCTTTTCTGATTGACACCATTTTAAAAAATGATTTTGCAAGCAGAGGTATCTCGCTGGAACCAAGCGAGATCTTTATCAGCGACGGAGCAAAAAGCGATACTGGAAATATTGGAGATATTCTTCGTCACGACAACAGCGTTGGAGTTACCGATCCGGTTTACCCGGTTTACATAGACTCGAACGTGATGGGTGCAAGGGCAGGCAATCTTGAATCTGGCAAATGGAGCAATATTGTGTATATACCCTGCCTTGCCGAAAATGATTTTATTCCGGAGTTACCATCCAGGAGAGTGGATATTTTATATCTCTGCTATCCCAATAACCCAACCGGAACAACACTAACCAAAGACGAACTGAAAAGATGGGTTAACTATGCATTGGCCAACGATACGCTCATTCTATTCGATGCAGCTTACGAAGCCTATATACAGGATCCGGACATCCCCCACTCTATTTACGAGATCAAAGGGGCAAAGAAGGTGGCCATCGAGTTCAGAAGTTTTTCAAAAACGGCCGGTTTCACAGGAATGCGATGCGGATATACCGTTGTACCTAAAGAACTGAACGGATTTACATTGGAAGGAGAGCGCGTACAGCTTAACAAGCTATGGAACCGCCGGCAATGTACAAAATTTAATGGAACTAATTACATCACTCAACGAGCAGCGGAGGCTGTTTATTCGCCTGAAGGTAAAGAGCAGGTGAAAGAGATTATTAATTATTATATGACCAACGCCCGTATCATGAAAGAGGGTTTACAGCAGTGCGGACTTAAGGTGTATGGTGGCGATAATGCCCCTTACCTGTGGATTAAAACTCCGAAAGGACTCACTTCCTGGAAATTCTTCGAAAAAATGCTTTACGAAGTGAGCATTGTGGGTACACCAGGCGTTGGATTTGGTCCCAGTGGCGAAGGTTACCTTCGTCTCACAGCTTTCGGTGACAGGGATAATACCCTGGAGGCTATGGCCAGGCTTAAAAAATGGCTGATATAA
- a CDS encoding glutamate synthase subunit beta: MGNPKAFLTINRKEAGYRPVHDRINDFGEVEQTLNTSDRMKQASRCMDCGVPFCHWACPLGNKQPEWQHLIYTGKWKEAYQVLESTCDFPEFTGRICPAPCEKSCVLKLSANEPVTIRENEVSIAERAFQEGYIKVHTPVRNGKKVAVIGSGPAGLTAANRLNRKGYTVTVFEKNEMVGGLLRYGIPNFKLAKNIVERRIDLMKEEGVIFKTGVQVDTLPEGFDAYCIAIGAEVPRDLPIEGRKLKGIHFAMEYLAQQNRLLESIPVAPETLINAKGKKVLVIGGGDTGSDCVGTANRQKAVKITQIEILDKPPVGYNPTTPWPSMYPQVLKTSSSHEEGCERRWNLTSCRFIGEKGVLKEVEVEEVIWTKGEDGRVQMQPTGKKEIIEADLVFLAMGFVHPVQEGLIKSSNLSTDNRKNIIVDKSFKSSASNVFACGDATTGASLVVKAMAAGRDTAKAIDSYLSSII; the protein is encoded by the coding sequence ATGGGAAATCCTAAAGCATTTCTTACAATAAATAGAAAAGAGGCAGGTTACAGACCTGTACACGACCGCATCAATGATTTTGGAGAGGTAGAGCAGACCCTGAACACAAGCGACCGGATGAAACAAGCCTCTCGCTGCATGGACTGCGGTGTACCTTTCTGCCACTGGGCTTGTCCCCTTGGCAACAAACAACCCGAATGGCAGCATTTAATATATACGGGCAAATGGAAAGAGGCCTATCAGGTGCTTGAGTCTACTTGCGACTTTCCGGAGTTCACCGGCAGGATATGTCCGGCTCCCTGCGAGAAAAGCTGTGTACTCAAACTAAGTGCCAACGAACCGGTAACCATCCGCGAAAACGAAGTATCCATTGCCGAAAGGGCCTTTCAGGAGGGATATATCAAAGTGCATACGCCTGTACGTAACGGCAAGAAAGTAGCGGTTATAGGTTCCGGACCTGCCGGATTAACTGCAGCAAACCGACTGAACCGCAAAGGGTATACGGTAACGGTATTCGAGAAAAATGAAATGGTCGGAGGATTGCTTCGGTACGGAATACCGAACTTCAAGCTTGCCAAGAACATTGTGGAACGCCGTATCGACCTGATGAAGGAAGAGGGAGTGATCTTTAAAACCGGGGTTCAGGTGGATACATTGCCCGAAGGTTTTGATGCATATTGTATAGCTATTGGCGCGGAGGTTCCGAGAGACCTGCCCATCGAAGGTCGAAAGCTGAAAGGGATCCATTTCGCTATGGAGTATCTGGCGCAACAGAACCGGCTGCTGGAAAGTATTCCGGTTGCTCCCGAAACACTGATAAATGCAAAAGGAAAGAAAGTATTAGTAATTGGAGGGGGCGATACCGGATCGGACTGTGTTGGGACTGCCAACCGCCAGAAGGCTGTCAAAATCACTCAGATTGAGATTCTGGATAAACCGCCTGTAGGATATAATCCAACAACTCCCTGGCCATCCATGTATCCGCAGGTACTGAAAACATCCAGTTCGCACGAAGAGGGATGCGAACGGAGATGGAATCTTACCAGCTGCCGCTTTATAGGAGAAAAAGGTGTATTAAAAGAGGTTGAAGTAGAAGAGGTTATCTGGACTAAGGGCGAAGATGGCCGTGTGCAGATGCAACCGACAGGCAAAAAAGAGATTATCGAGGCTGATCTGGTATTTTTGGCCATGGGATTTGTTCATCCCGTACAGGAGGGACTTATCAAATCGTCTAATCTTTCCACCGACAATCGTAAAAATATCATCGTAGATAAGTCTTTCAAAAGCAGTGCATCCAATGTGTTTGCTTGCGGAGACGCCACTACCGGAGCAAGTTTGGTGGTAAAGGCGATGGCTGCAGGCCGTGATACGGCAAAGGCGATCGACTCTTACCTATCGTCAATAATATAA
- the dapF gene encoding diaminopimelate epimerase encodes MTNRVKFTKMHGAGNDYIYVNTLKYTIEDPESFAKKWSCYRTGIGSDGLVLIGSSSVADFSMRIFNADGSEAMMCGNASRCIGKYVFEEGLTKKTVLTLETLSGIKELFLSVQDGIVTEVTVDMGNPKLEEVTLADGSKDILVYQAVSAGNYTFKGTAVSMGNPHLVIFVDAVEEIDLAKIGPLFEYHPYFPQRVNVEFAQIISKKEVRMRVWERGSGITSACGTGACATAVAAVINQKTDREVKIVMDGGPLTIKWDSATQKVFMTGDAVKVYEGELSL; translated from the coding sequence ATGACAAACCGGGTTAAGTTTACAAAGATGCATGGAGCGGGTAACGACTATATATACGTCAACACGTTGAAGTATACCATAGAAGATCCGGAAAGTTTCGCTAAGAAGTGGAGCTGCTACCGCACAGGCATCGGGTCGGACGGTTTGGTTTTAATTGGTTCATCATCGGTTGCCGATTTCAGTATGCGCATTTTTAATGCAGATGGCTCGGAGGCCATGATGTGTGGAAATGCATCACGCTGCATAGGAAAGTATGTCTTCGAAGAGGGGCTTACAAAGAAAACAGTCCTCACCCTTGAAACACTTTCCGGAATCAAAGAGCTCTTTCTTTCTGTACAGGATGGTATAGTAACCGAAGTTACCGTAGATATGGGTAACCCGAAGCTGGAAGAGGTTACACTGGCAGACGGCAGCAAAGACATCCTGGTATATCAGGCAGTATCTGCGGGCAATTACACATTCAAGGGTACAGCCGTTTCCATGGGAAATCCGCATTTGGTAATCTTTGTGGATGCGGTTGAAGAGATCGATCTTGCCAAAATAGGGCCGCTCTTTGAATATCACCCCTACTTCCCACAACGGGTAAATGTAGAGTTTGCACAGATTATCAGCAAGAAAGAGGTGCGGATGCGGGTATGGGAAAGAGGTTCGGGTATTACTTCCGCCTGTGGTACAGGCGCCTGTGCTACCGCCGTTGCCGCCGTAATAAACCAAAAGACAGACCGGGAAGTAAAAATAGTTATGGATGGTGGTCCATTAACCATCAAATGGGATTCTGCAACACAAAAAGTATTTATGACGGGCGACGCCGTCAAAGTTTATGAAGGCGAATTAAGCCTCTGA
- the asnB gene encoding asparagine synthase B: MCGIVAIFNIESQSEALRKQALKMSKRIRHRGPDWSGIYAEEHAILAHERLSIVDPQSGGQPLKNKEGNIILCVNGEIYNHREIRAALKDEYEFQTGSDCEVILALYQKKGIDFLEDLNGIFAFALYDARQNTFLIARDPIGVIPLYMGYDDQGHLMVASELKALEGVCAHYEPFLPGHYYYSEDAEPTRWYTREWLDYETVKNNDADVNELREAMEAAVQRQLMSDVPYGVLLSGGLDSSIISAIAKKYAAKRIETDSQSDAWWPQLHSFAVGLKGAPDLAAAKKVADHIGTVHHEINYTVQEGLDAIRDVIYNIETYDVTTVRASTPMYLLARVIKSMGIKMVLSGEGADEVFGGYLYFHKAPNAAAFHEETIRKLSKLHLYDCLRANKSLSAWGVEGRVPFLDKEFLDVAMRINPAAKMAPGKVIEKKILREAFSDMLPQEIAWRQKEQFSDGVGYNWIDTLKKVTSQAVTDQAMAHASKRFPINTPQNKEEYYYRTIFEEHFPSSSAARSVPSVPSVACSTPEALAWDSSFSNLNDPSGRAVKGVHADSY, translated from the coding sequence ATGTGTGGTATAGTAGCAATATTCAATATTGAATCTCAATCGGAAGCTTTACGTAAGCAAGCGTTGAAAATGTCGAAACGTATTCGTCACCGGGGACCCGACTGGTCTGGAATTTATGCCGAAGAGCATGCTATTCTGGCCCACGAGAGACTCTCCATAGTAGATCCGCAGTCGGGTGGACAACCGCTTAAAAACAAGGAGGGAAATATCATCCTTTGTGTTAACGGCGAGATTTACAATCACCGGGAGATCCGGGCGGCGCTTAAAGACGAATATGAATTTCAGACAGGTTCCGATTGTGAGGTGATTCTTGCTCTGTACCAGAAGAAAGGAATCGACTTTCTGGAAGATCTGAACGGTATTTTTGCTTTTGCTCTGTACGATGCCCGGCAAAACACCTTTCTTATTGCACGTGACCCTATCGGGGTAATTCCTCTTTATATGGGTTACGACGATCAAGGGCACTTGATGGTGGCTTCGGAACTGAAGGCGCTGGAAGGGGTATGTGCCCACTATGAGCCTTTCTTGCCGGGACATTACTATTACAGCGAAGATGCCGAACCTACACGCTGGTATACCCGTGAGTGGCTGGATTATGAAACCGTTAAAAACAACGATGCGGATGTAAACGAGCTGCGGGAAGCTATGGAAGCTGCCGTTCAAAGACAGCTGATGAGTGATGTGCCTTACGGCGTTTTACTGTCCGGCGGACTGGATTCGTCTATCATTTCGGCGATAGCGAAAAAATATGCAGCCAAACGTATCGAAACCGATAGTCAATCGGATGCCTGGTGGCCTCAACTCCACTCCTTTGCCGTTGGATTGAAAGGGGCACCCGACCTGGCTGCTGCCAAAAAGGTAGCCGATCATATCGGCACGGTACACCATGAAATCAATTACACCGTACAGGAAGGTCTGGATGCAATTCGCGATGTAATCTACAATATTGAAACCTACGACGTTACTACCGTAAGAGCCTCTACTCCCATGTATCTGCTTGCCCGTGTGATAAAGTCCATGGGTATCAAAATGGTGCTTTCGGGTGAAGGAGCCGACGAGGTGTTTGGCGGTTACCTCTATTTTCATAAAGCGCCCAATGCAGCCGCCTTCCACGAGGAGACGATCCGTAAATTGAGCAAGCTGCATCTGTATGATTGTCTGCGTGCCAACAAATCACTTAGTGCCTGGGGAGTGGAAGGACGTGTCCCTTTTCTGGATAAGGAATTTCTGGATGTAGCCATGCGCATCAACCCGGCAGCAAAAATGGCTCCCGGTAAAGTTATCGAGAAAAAGATTCTTCGGGAAGCCTTTTCCGACATGTTACCGCAGGAGATCGCCTGGCGACAGAAAGAGCAATTTTCGGACGGAGTGGGTTACAATTGGATAGATACGCTTAAGAAAGTAACATCCCAGGCGGTAACCGACCAGGCCATGGCTCATGCTTCGAAACGATTCCCCATCAATACGCCTCAGAACAAAGAGGAATACTATTACCGGACTATCTTTGAAGAGCATTTTCCATCATCTTCGGCAGCCCGTTCCGTTCCTTCCGTTCCATCGGTAGCCTGTAGCACTCCGGAGGCATTGGCTTGGGACTCATCATTCAGCAACCTAAATGATCCGTCGGGGCGTGCCGTTAAAGGTGTTCATGCCGACTCATACTAA
- a CDS encoding P-II family nitrogen regulator, whose protein sequence is MKKIEAIIRKTKFEDVKEALLEADIEWFSYYDVRGVGKTHEERIYRGVVYDTSYIERIMIILVVRDVNVERTVQAIINKAQTGEIGDGRIFITPVEDSIRIRTGERGDISLYDVK, encoded by the coding sequence ATGAAAAAGATTGAAGCAATTATCCGTAAGACAAAATTCGAAGATGTGAAAGAGGCTCTTCTTGAAGCCGATATCGAATGGTTTTCTTATTACGACGTACGAGGCGTGGGCAAAACACACGAAGAGAGAATTTATCGTGGCGTAGTTTACGACACAAGTTATATTGAACGTATAATGATCATTCTGGTGGTTCGCGATGTGAATGTGGAGAGAACCGTTCAAGCGATCATCAATAAAGCGCAGACGGGAGAGATAGGTGACGGACGTATTTTTATCACACCTGTTGAAGACTCCATCCGCATCCGCACCGGAGAACGGGGCGATATTTCATTATACGATGTAAAATAA